One window from the genome of Ictidomys tridecemlineatus isolate mIctTri1 chromosome 12, mIctTri1.hap1, whole genome shotgun sequence encodes:
- the LOC101956836 gene encoding neuromodulin, protein MLSCLRTKAVGKIAEDQKIEQDRIKPEDRAQRAATQIQARFRGYLTRKRLRGEKKGDAQAAEAKAKEKEEGAPAADGVGTEEAQGPAAEEVPATGPEAQEPGKAGDTPSQEKQAQGAPDGALEQAATPAPAPSEEMDGSAEMSADNSPSSRAEDVPAKEEPQPADDVPAAATTPAAEDPAVEATAQPRTEPAESS, encoded by the coding sequence ATGCTGTCCTGTCTGAGAACCAAAGCGGTGGGGAAAATTGCTGAGGACCAAAAGATTGAACAAGACAGAATCAAACCAGAAGACCGAGCTCAGAGGGCCGCGACCCAGATTCAGGCTCGCTTCCGCGGCTACCTAACAAGGAAAAGGCTCAGAGGAGAGAAGAAGGGCGATGCCCAAGCTGCTGAGGCCAAAgccaaggagaaggaggagggagcccCCGCTGCCGACGGGGTGGGGACGGAGGAGGCACAAGGCCCGGCTGCCGAAGAGGTCCCGGCCACTGGCCCCGAGGCCCAGGAGCCCGGCAAAGCAGGAGACACCCCTTCCCAGGAGAAGCAAGCGCAGGGCGCCCCCGACGGTGCCCTCGAGCAGGCGGCCACCCCGGCTCCTGCCCCCTCGGAGGAGATGGACGGCTCCGCTGAAATGTCCGCGGACAACTCGCCGTCCTCCAGGGCCGAGGACGTGCCCGCCAAGGAGGAGCCACAACCAGCCGACGACGTGCCTGCTGCTGCCACCACCCCTGCTGCAGAGGACCCTGCCGTCGAGGCAACAGCCCAGCCTCGGACGGAGCCTGCCGAGAGCAGCTAA